One genomic segment of Stigmatella erecta includes these proteins:
- a CDS encoding erythromycin esterase family protein — MASLFDEPDISQDLLTGVRSAAVPLTGADADLEALIEGIGEARFVLLGEATHGTHEFYALRAALTRRLIAEHGFTAVAVEADWPDALRVNAFIHGEGNDPDEESALGDFQRFPRWMWRNQDTVELVRWLRHHNAAQPPKRQAGFYGLDLYSLHASMRAVVDYLEQVDPEAAQRARLRYACFERFGDDPQHYGHAVASGRASPCEDKAVAQLLELQRRPPLHARDADARFFAEQNARLARNAEAYYRAMYAGRHESWNLRDTHMADAADALARHLSQKQGRPAKMVVWAHNSHLGDARATQLGDQGELNLGQLMRQRHGRATYTVGFTTYTGTVLAAHAWDEPGVRRKIRPALPGSYEHLFHEVDLGRFLLRMKDLGEAASGLRERRLERAIGVVYAPRTERWSHYFLADLPAQFDAVVHCDETWALQPLDADAGHEEEDAPDTYPFGL; from the coding sequence ATGGCTTCCCTCTTTGATGAGCCAGACATCTCCCAGGACCTGCTCACCGGCGTGCGCTCGGCGGCCGTGCCACTCACCGGGGCCGATGCGGACCTGGAGGCGCTGATCGAGGGCATCGGCGAGGCGCGCTTCGTGCTGCTGGGCGAGGCGACCCACGGAACCCACGAATTCTACGCGCTGCGCGCGGCCCTCACCCGCCGGTTGATTGCCGAGCACGGCTTCACCGCCGTGGCCGTGGAGGCGGACTGGCCGGATGCCCTCCGGGTCAACGCCTTCATCCATGGGGAGGGAAACGACCCGGATGAGGAAAGCGCATTGGGGGACTTCCAGCGCTTCCCCCGGTGGATGTGGCGCAACCAGGACACCGTGGAGCTGGTGCGCTGGCTGCGCCATCACAACGCCGCCCAGCCTCCGAAGCGCCAGGCGGGTTTCTACGGGTTGGACCTCTACAGCCTGCACGCCTCGATGCGCGCCGTGGTGGACTACCTGGAACAGGTGGACCCCGAGGCCGCCCAACGGGCGCGCCTGCGCTATGCCTGCTTCGAGCGCTTCGGAGATGACCCCCAGCATTACGGGCACGCCGTGGCCTCGGGCCGGGCCAGCCCCTGTGAGGACAAGGCCGTGGCGCAGCTCCTGGAGCTGCAGCGGCGCCCGCCCCTCCACGCCCGGGACGCGGACGCGCGCTTCTTCGCCGAGCAGAATGCCCGGCTGGCCCGGAACGCGGAGGCCTACTACCGGGCGATGTACGCGGGCCGCCACGAGAGCTGGAACCTGCGCGACACCCACATGGCGGACGCGGCGGACGCGCTCGCCAGACACCTGTCCCAGAAGCAGGGGCGGCCCGCGAAGATGGTGGTGTGGGCCCACAACTCCCACTTGGGGGATGCGCGCGCCACGCAGCTCGGAGACCAGGGGGAGCTGAACCTGGGCCAGCTGATGCGGCAGCGGCACGGCCGGGCCACCTACACCGTGGGCTTCACCACGTACACGGGCACGGTCCTCGCCGCCCACGCGTGGGATGAGCCCGGGGTGCGCCGGAAAATCCGCCCCGCCCTGCCGGGCAGCTACGAGCACCTGTTCCACGAAGTGGACCTGGGGCGCTTCCTCCTGCGCATGAAGGACCTGGGCGAGGCCGCCTCGGGCCTGCGCGAGCGGCGGCTGGAGCGCGCCATCGGCGTGGTGTACGCCCCCCGCACGGAGCGCTGGAGCCACTACTTCCTGGCCGACTTGCCCGCGCAGTTCGACGCCGTGGTGCACTGCGACGAGACATGGGCCCTCCAGCCGCTGGACGCAGACGCCGGGCACGAGGAGGAGGACGCCCCCGACACCTACCCGTTCGGCCTGTAG
- a CDS encoding sigma-54-dependent transcriptional regulator, with the protein MTTATVLVVDDDRANLDSVARIFQREGLSTHCASNGTEALELLRKPEVSVMVTDLMMPGMDGQELLKASRTIRPDVEVVLMTAYGTVETAVAAMKDGAYDFITKPLKRHALVKAVQKALEKQALVAENKVLKAKLAEMGASGGKAMVGQAPAFRAMMDTLRQAAPSTATVLLMGESGTGKELAARALHEHSSRAKTAFIAVNCAALPESILEAELFGVERGAYTGAVARREGRFERAHGGTLFLDEVGEMPLSAQVKLLRVLQEGEIERLGGTQTVKVDVRLVAATNKDLQKEVAEGRFREDLYYRLNVVEVRVPALASRREDIPLLADAFLRRFAAKNGKTVRGFSPEALQILENYAWPGNVRELEHAVERAVVLAKGESLEASDLPESVRKGPLGSAGQLVIPIGTPMEEVERRVIHETLRHTKGDKTLAARLLGIAARTIYRKLEREASGGPEREGLEPEDARGPGTGD; encoded by the coding sequence ATGACCACCGCCACGGTTCTGGTCGTCGACGACGACCGCGCCAATCTCGATTCCGTCGCCCGCATCTTTCAACGGGAGGGGCTCTCCACGCACTGCGCCTCCAATGGCACCGAAGCGTTGGAGCTTTTGCGCAAGCCGGAGGTCAGCGTCATGGTGACGGACCTGATGATGCCCGGCATGGACGGGCAGGAGCTGCTCAAGGCCTCGCGCACCATCCGCCCCGACGTGGAGGTGGTGCTCATGACGGCCTACGGCACCGTGGAGACGGCCGTGGCCGCCATGAAGGATGGCGCCTACGACTTCATCACCAAGCCGCTCAAGCGCCACGCGCTGGTGAAGGCCGTGCAGAAGGCCCTGGAGAAGCAGGCCCTCGTCGCCGAGAACAAGGTCCTCAAGGCGAAGCTCGCCGAGATGGGCGCCTCGGGCGGCAAGGCCATGGTGGGCCAGGCCCCTGCCTTCCGCGCCATGATGGACACGCTGCGCCAGGCGGCCCCCTCCACCGCCACCGTGCTCCTCATGGGGGAGTCCGGCACCGGCAAGGAGCTGGCCGCGCGCGCCCTGCACGAGCACTCCTCTCGCGCCAAGACGGCCTTCATCGCCGTCAACTGCGCCGCCCTGCCCGAGAGCATCCTCGAGGCCGAGCTCTTCGGCGTGGAGCGCGGCGCCTACACGGGCGCGGTGGCCCGCCGCGAGGGCCGCTTCGAGCGGGCCCACGGGGGCACCCTCTTCCTGGACGAAGTGGGCGAGATGCCCCTGTCCGCGCAGGTGAAGCTGCTGCGCGTGCTCCAGGAGGGCGAAATCGAACGGCTGGGCGGCACCCAGACGGTGAAGGTGGACGTGCGGCTGGTGGCCGCCACCAATAAGGACCTCCAAAAAGAGGTCGCCGAGGGGCGCTTCCGCGAGGACCTCTACTACCGCCTGAACGTGGTGGAGGTGCGGGTGCCGGCGCTCGCCTCCCGCCGCGAGGACATTCCCCTGCTGGCCGATGCCTTCCTGCGCCGCTTCGCCGCCAAGAATGGCAAGACGGTGCGCGGCTTCTCCCCCGAGGCCCTGCAGATCCTCGAGAACTACGCCTGGCCGGGCAACGTGCGGGAGCTCGAGCACGCCGTCGAGCGCGCGGTGGTGCTGGCCAAGGGCGAGTCGCTGGAGGCCAGCGACCTGCCCGAGAGTGTCCGCAAGGGGCCCCTGGGCTCGGCCGGCCAGCTCGTCATCCCCATTGGCACCCCCATGGAGGAAGTCGAACGCCGGGTCATCCACGAGACGCTGCGCCACACCAAGGGCGACAAGACGCTGGCCGCCCGGCTGCTGGGCATCGCCGCGCGCACCATCTACCGCAAGCTGGAGCGGGAGGCCTCCGGGGGACCGGAGCGCGAGGGGCTGGAGCCCGAGGACGCCCGCGGCCCCGGCACCGGCGACTGA
- the gspC gene encoding type II secretion system protein GspC, producing the protein MELFFRKYFWTVNLVFILLVAWMVARTANLFVESAIAPGLGSEQMARVPQRTHAATQQAQLDMETLSRLTGIKIPELEVAVQEPSSGPPVDENAEPVKSGLRVKLLGTLVAADKLWSFASVQDMGTQRSQTYMVGDRIQGAEVTDILRERVIILNNGRREFIDGQPGDGTAPVPTYTPPPTPVAAATPNTGLGNGIRSTGENEYEVPRTEIDRTLSNLNEVAMQARIVPAFKDGQAQGFKLFSIRPDSIYSKIGVQNGDVIRRINGFELNSPEKALEVYSKLKEAGRIEIEIERNGAPIRKTYNVR; encoded by the coding sequence ATGGAACTCTTCTTTCGCAAATACTTCTGGACCGTGAACCTCGTGTTCATCCTGCTCGTTGCCTGGATGGTGGCGCGCACGGCGAACCTGTTCGTGGAATCCGCCATCGCCCCCGGCCTCGGCTCGGAGCAGATGGCCCGCGTGCCGCAGCGGACCCACGCGGCCACCCAGCAGGCCCAGCTGGACATGGAGACGCTCTCGCGGCTCACGGGCATCAAGATTCCCGAGCTCGAGGTGGCCGTGCAGGAGCCCTCCTCGGGCCCGCCCGTGGACGAGAACGCCGAGCCGGTGAAGAGCGGCCTGCGGGTGAAGCTCCTGGGCACGCTGGTGGCCGCCGACAAGCTCTGGTCCTTCGCGTCCGTGCAGGACATGGGCACCCAGCGCTCGCAGACGTACATGGTGGGTGACCGCATCCAGGGCGCCGAGGTGACGGACATCCTTCGCGAGCGCGTCATCATCCTCAACAACGGCCGCCGGGAGTTCATCGACGGGCAGCCGGGCGATGGCACCGCGCCGGTGCCCACCTACACGCCTCCGCCCACGCCCGTGGCCGCGGCCACCCCCAACACCGGCCTGGGCAACGGCATCCGCTCCACGGGCGAAAACGAGTACGAGGTGCCCCGCACGGAGATCGACCGCACCCTGTCGAACCTCAACGAGGTGGCGATGCAGGCGCGCATCGTGCCGGCCTTCAAGGACGGCCAGGCGCAGGGCTTCAAGCTCTTCTCCATCCGCCCGGACTCCATCTATTCGAAGATCGGCGTCCAGAATGGGGACGTCATCCGCCGCATCAACGGCTTCGAGCTCAACAGCCCCGAGAAGGCCCTGGAGGTCTACTCCAAGCTGAAGGAAGCCGGCCGCATCGAGATCGAGATCGAGCGCAACGGAGCGCCGATCCGCAAGACGTACAACGTTCGTTAA
- the gspD gene encoding type II secretion system secretin GspD: MKTLPSWSLLLCLVLATPPAWAQRRPLSQNTNPDTAGERQIAPQATATGEGTSATVRSTPSCEEARRRARYGIYFDKVDIEKLVQTVSDATCKTFILPENVRGKISIIGPENGRVEVDADSFYAAFLAALDANGLSVYPHGRFLKIVDKRSAKQNPIPTIIDGDTAYTTNEQMVTKLFRIQHVEVEPLRGVLQQLVSKDGDTIPYPPDTIIVNDVGSNMHRLERIINQLDARSASDEMRIIQVQYASAQEVAGTVQKLFESKTSRPGQRPGSFNSPNPGGVPPDMSQGGGESNGPVTLSQIIPDERTNKLIIVASPGAFDRIQEIVKEVDIPTDSGGRINVYPLENADSEELASTLQTLAQGTANRPRTTPQPQPPGVPRQNSAVAAELFSGEVKVSADKATNSLVIVASQADYKNIVRVIEKLDIPRRQVFVEAVIMEVNLDRNSEFGINVHSGYKLDTNDGAATGIVGTKYTKQGAPPSLSLGSLVNLGGFLAGLQGPVIPELKNLGIDVPAFGVVLHALQQNSDVNVLSTPHLLTSDNEEAEITVGQNVPFQAGFSPTSLGGSIGNIGGITGGTNTGLSSALLGLGSSFAPITRQNVELKLTVKPQINESDFIRMVITEQTEEIASSDPVLGPTTSKRSAKTTVVAKDQETVVIGGIMQDRTIESVSKVPVLGDIPLLGHLFRETTRRKTKTNLLLFLTPYIIRNQSDFRTIFERKMKERQQFVEQFYGQVPGYQVPIDFSRKPGPLSRMNQTVLREQQKAENGGPGAAGERVITPAGEAPAAPPASPPSPGGQAPGASQGLPVGTEVREAASPAPGSEGSTPPAESPEQLRIQPDTGEGE; the protein is encoded by the coding sequence ATGAAGACGCTCCCGTCCTGGTCGCTCCTTCTGTGCCTGGTGCTGGCCACCCCGCCCGCCTGGGCCCAGCGCCGCCCCCTCTCGCAAAACACCAACCCCGACACCGCCGGGGAGCGGCAGATCGCCCCGCAGGCGACGGCCACGGGCGAGGGCACCTCCGCCACCGTGCGCTCCACCCCCAGCTGCGAGGAGGCCCGGCGCCGCGCCCGCTACGGCATCTACTTCGACAAGGTGGACATCGAGAAGCTGGTGCAGACGGTGTCGGATGCCACGTGCAAGACGTTCATCCTGCCGGAGAACGTGCGCGGGAAGATCTCCATCATCGGCCCGGAGAATGGCCGCGTGGAGGTGGACGCCGACTCGTTCTACGCCGCGTTCCTGGCGGCCCTGGACGCCAACGGGCTGTCGGTCTACCCGCACGGCCGCTTCCTGAAGATCGTCGACAAGCGCTCGGCCAAGCAGAACCCCATCCCCACCATCATCGACGGGGACACGGCCTACACCACCAATGAGCAGATGGTGACGAAGCTCTTCCGCATTCAGCACGTGGAGGTGGAGCCCTTGCGCGGGGTGCTCCAGCAGCTCGTGTCGAAGGACGGCGACACCATCCCGTACCCGCCGGACACCATCATCGTCAACGACGTGGGCTCCAACATGCACCGCCTGGAGCGCATCATCAACCAGCTGGATGCCCGCTCCGCCAGCGATGAGATGCGCATCATCCAGGTGCAGTACGCCAGCGCCCAGGAAGTGGCCGGCACGGTGCAGAAGCTCTTCGAGTCCAAGACGAGCCGCCCCGGCCAGCGCCCGGGCAGCTTCAACAGCCCCAACCCGGGCGGCGTGCCCCCCGACATGTCCCAGGGCGGCGGGGAGAGCAACGGGCCGGTGACGCTGTCGCAGATCATCCCGGATGAGCGCACCAACAAGCTCATCATCGTGGCCAGCCCGGGCGCGTTCGACCGCATCCAGGAGATCGTCAAGGAGGTGGACATCCCCACGGACTCCGGGGGCCGCATCAACGTCTACCCGCTGGAGAACGCGGACTCGGAGGAGCTGGCCAGCACGCTGCAGACGCTGGCCCAGGGCACCGCCAACCGGCCGCGCACCACGCCCCAGCCGCAGCCCCCCGGCGTGCCGCGCCAGAACTCGGCCGTGGCCGCCGAGCTGTTCTCCGGCGAGGTGAAGGTGTCGGCCGACAAGGCCACCAACTCGCTCGTCATCGTCGCCAGCCAGGCGGACTACAAGAACATCGTCCGCGTCATCGAGAAGCTCGACATCCCGCGCCGCCAGGTGTTCGTCGAGGCGGTCATCATGGAGGTCAACCTCGACCGCAACTCCGAGTTCGGCATCAACGTCCACTCCGGCTACAAGCTGGACACCAACGACGGGGCCGCCACGGGCATCGTCGGCACGAAGTACACCAAGCAGGGCGCGCCGCCCTCCCTGAGCCTGGGCTCGCTGGTGAACCTGGGCGGCTTCCTCGCGGGCCTCCAGGGCCCCGTCATCCCCGAGCTGAAGAACCTGGGCATCGACGTGCCGGCCTTCGGCGTGGTGCTGCACGCGCTCCAGCAGAACTCGGACGTGAACGTGCTGTCCACCCCGCACCTGCTCACCAGCGACAACGAGGAGGCCGAAATCACCGTTGGGCAGAACGTGCCCTTCCAGGCCGGCTTCTCCCCCACCTCGTTGGGCGGCAGCATCGGCAACATCGGCGGCATCACCGGCGGCACCAACACGGGCCTGAGCAGCGCGCTGCTCGGCCTGGGCTCCTCGTTCGCCCCCATCACCCGCCAGAACGTGGAGCTGAAGCTCACCGTCAAGCCGCAGATCAACGAGAGCGACTTCATCCGCATGGTCATCACCGAGCAGACGGAGGAGATCGCCTCCAGCGATCCGGTGCTCGGCCCCACCACCTCCAAGCGCAGCGCGAAGACGACGGTGGTGGCCAAGGATCAGGAGACGGTCGTCATCGGCGGCATCATGCAGGACCGCACCATCGAGAGCGTCTCCAAGGTGCCCGTGCTGGGAGACATCCCCCTGCTGGGCCACCTGTTCCGGGAGACCACGCGCCGCAAGACGAAGACGAACCTGCTCCTGTTCCTGACGCCCTACATCATCCGCAACCAGAGCGACTTCCGGACCATCTTCGAGCGCAAGATGAAGGAGCGGCAGCAGTTCGTGGAGCAGTTCTACGGCCAGGTGCCGGGCTACCAGGTGCCCATCGACTTCAGCCGCAAGCCGGGCCCCCTGTCGCGCATGAACCAGACGGTGCTCCGCGAGCAGCAGAAGGCGGAGAACGGCGGCCCTGGCGCCGCGGGCGAGCGCGTCATCACCCCCGCGGGCGAGGCGCCGGCCGCCCCCCCCGCGAGCCCGCCCTCTCCGGGCGGGCAGGCCCCCGGGGCCTCGCAGGGCCTGCCGGTGGGGACCGAGGTGCGGGAAGCCGCGTCCCCCGCCCCGGGTTCAGAAGGGTCAACGCCCCCTGCCGAATCCCCGGAACAACTGCGCATCCAGCCTGACACGGGAGAGGGCGAATAA
- the gspE gene encoding type II secretion system ATPase GspE — protein MSLTTDPTLPDPAPALSASRNDATQIVAHGQAYLSGRPLGEILQVTASLSAEKLQEALAVQAEKGGRIGEVLVGLKAVTEDDVAKALGTQLDLPFLQRIFVDEVNPELVKRVPINFAKQAKLLPLALEDDTVIIAVADPLDTAVLDNARLLLGQSISPRIALGSTIVDAINAVYDRSINEAEQLVDEMEEADLDSLAHELEEPKDLLDTDDEAPVIRLVNSILFRAAKERASDIHIEPMERELLVRFRVDGVLQEVIKPPKRYQNSIVSRVKVMGQLNIAEKRLPQDGRIRIKLAGRDIDIRLSTIPTTFGERIVMRLLDKTATLLDLAEIGMSQHTLSGISAVIKRSHGIILVTGPTGSGKTTTLYGALSKINTPDLNILTVEDPVEYQLKGIGQMAISPKIGLTFAQGLRSFLRQDPDVIMVGEIRDKETAEIAIQASLTGHLVLSTVHTNDAAGAVTRLVDMGVEPFLVASSLTAILAQRLVRRVCPDCRVPTSTDDVELKELAHTRASFKERYGVDRIYKAAGCPNCNRTGYRGRTGIYEFLLVDDDVRQLVLKNVDASTIKKSAMSKGMLTLLDDGARKVALGETTIAEVLSITQEDI, from the coding sequence ATGAGCCTGACCACCGATCCCACCCTTCCGGACCCCGCTCCGGCCCTCAGTGCGTCGCGCAACGACGCCACGCAGATCGTCGCGCACGGCCAGGCCTACCTGTCCGGCCGCCCGCTGGGAGAGATTCTCCAGGTCACCGCCTCGCTCTCCGCGGAGAAGCTCCAGGAGGCGCTCGCCGTCCAGGCGGAGAAGGGCGGCCGCATCGGTGAAGTGCTCGTGGGGCTCAAGGCGGTCACCGAGGACGACGTGGCCAAGGCCCTGGGCACCCAGCTGGACCTGCCCTTCCTCCAGCGCATCTTCGTGGACGAGGTGAACCCGGAGCTCGTCAAGCGCGTGCCCATCAACTTCGCCAAGCAGGCGAAGCTCCTGCCGCTCGCCCTGGAGGACGACACGGTCATCATCGCCGTGGCGGACCCGCTGGACACCGCGGTGCTGGACAACGCCCGGCTGCTGCTCGGCCAGAGCATCAGCCCGCGCATCGCGCTGGGCTCCACCATCGTGGATGCCATCAACGCCGTCTACGACCGGTCCATCAACGAGGCCGAGCAGCTCGTGGACGAGATGGAGGAGGCGGACCTCGACTCGCTCGCGCACGAGCTGGAGGAGCCCAAGGACCTGCTCGACACGGACGACGAGGCCCCCGTCATCCGGCTCGTCAACTCCATCCTCTTCCGCGCCGCCAAGGAGCGCGCGAGCGATATCCACATCGAGCCCATGGAGCGCGAGCTGCTGGTGCGCTTCCGCGTGGACGGCGTGCTGCAGGAGGTCATCAAGCCGCCCAAGCGCTACCAGAACTCCATCGTCAGCCGCGTGAAGGTGATGGGGCAGCTCAACATCGCCGAGAAGCGCCTGCCCCAGGACGGCCGCATCCGCATCAAGCTGGCCGGCCGCGACATCGACATCCGTCTGTCCACCATCCCCACCACGTTCGGTGAGCGCATCGTCATGCGTCTGCTGGACAAGACCGCGACGCTGCTGGACCTGGCCGAGATCGGCATGAGCCAGCACACGCTCTCGGGGATCAGCGCCGTCATCAAGCGCTCGCACGGCATCATCCTGGTGACGGGCCCTACCGGCTCCGGCAAGACGACGACGCTCTACGGCGCGCTGTCGAAGATCAATACCCCGGACCTCAACATCCTCACCGTCGAGGACCCGGTCGAGTACCAGCTCAAGGGCATTGGCCAGATGGCCATCAGCCCGAAGATTGGCCTCACCTTCGCCCAGGGCCTGCGCTCCTTCCTCCGCCAGGACCCGGACGTCATCATGGTCGGCGAAATCCGCGACAAGGAGACGGCGGAGATCGCCATCCAGGCGTCGCTCACGGGCCACCTGGTGCTCTCCACGGTGCACACCAACGACGCGGCGGGCGCCGTCACGCGTCTGGTGGACATGGGCGTGGAGCCCTTCCTCGTGGCCTCCTCGCTCACCGCCATCCTGGCCCAGCGCCTGGTGCGCCGCGTGTGCCCGGACTGCCGCGTGCCCACCTCCACCGACGACGTGGAGCTCAAGGAGCTGGCCCACACGCGCGCCTCCTTCAAGGAGCGCTACGGCGTGGACCGCATCTACAAGGCCGCGGGCTGCCCCAACTGCAACCGCACGGGCTACCGGGGCCGTACGGGTATCTACGAGTTCCTGCTGGTGGATGACGACGTGCGCCAGCTGGTGCTCAAGAACGTGGACGCGTCCACCATCAAGAAGTCCGCCATGAGCAAGGGGATGCTGACCCTGCTGGATGACGGCGCGCGCAAGGTGGCCCTGGGAGAGACAACCATCGCCGAGGTCCTCAGCATCACGCAGGAGGACATCTAA
- the gspF gene encoding type II secretion system inner membrane protein GspF: MPVFEYRGLNSAGKTIKGLLEADSPKTLRSQLRKDGIFLTDVLGQAEGSRGAVRKGAGAALAERDIDLRKVARGRVTTEDIAITTRQLATLLGAGVTLVESLTALVDQVEKERFKRILSDIKQRVNEGSSLADALGQHQKVFGSLYVNMVRAGEASGALDTVLQRLADFTEGQAKLRQKIVGTMLYPAIMLVVGGGILVLLMTIVVPKVTKIFETMNATLPFTTRVLIAVSNFLQNWWFLIFPTLGLGIFGLVAFLRSPRGKPLWDRFALKAPVFGSLVRLLAISRFARTLATLLKSGVPLLAAMDIVKAVITNSVLSDVVEKARDAIREGESIANPLKRSGEFPPLVYHMVAIGERSGQLEEMLFSVADSYETQVDVRIGALTSLLEPILIVFMGAVIAFVAFSILMPILQVNSAIR; encoded by the coding sequence ATGCCGGTCTTCGAGTACAGAGGTCTCAACAGCGCGGGAAAAACCATCAAGGGGCTCTTGGAGGCCGACTCTCCCAAGACCCTGCGCAGCCAGCTGCGCAAGGATGGCATCTTCCTCACGGACGTGCTCGGCCAGGCCGAGGGCAGCCGGGGCGCGGTGCGCAAGGGCGCGGGCGCCGCGCTCGCCGAGCGTGACATCGACCTGCGCAAGGTGGCGCGCGGCCGCGTCACCACCGAGGACATCGCCATCACCACGCGCCAGCTCGCCACGCTCCTGGGCGCGGGCGTCACCCTGGTGGAGTCGCTCACCGCGCTGGTGGACCAGGTGGAGAAGGAGCGCTTCAAGCGCATCCTGTCCGACATCAAGCAGCGGGTGAACGAGGGCTCCTCGCTCGCCGACGCGCTGGGCCAGCACCAGAAAGTCTTCGGCTCGCTCTACGTGAACATGGTGCGCGCCGGCGAGGCCTCGGGCGCGCTGGACACGGTGCTCCAGCGGCTGGCGGACTTCACCGAGGGCCAGGCCAAGCTGCGCCAGAAGATCGTCGGCACCATGCTCTACCCGGCCATCATGCTGGTGGTGGGCGGCGGCATCCTCGTGCTGCTGATGACCATCGTCGTGCCGAAGGTGACGAAGATCTTCGAGACGATGAACGCCACCCTGCCCTTCACCACGCGGGTGCTCATCGCGGTGAGCAACTTCCTGCAGAACTGGTGGTTCCTCATCTTCCCCACCCTCGGCCTGGGCATCTTCGGGCTGGTGGCGTTCCTGCGCAGCCCGCGCGGCAAGCCCTTGTGGGACCGGTTCGCGCTCAAGGCGCCCGTGTTCGGCAGCCTGGTGCGCCTGCTCGCCATCTCGCGCTTCGCGCGCACGCTGGCCACGCTGCTCAAGAGCGGGGTGCCGCTCTTGGCCGCCATGGACATCGTCAAGGCGGTCATCACCAACTCGGTGCTCTCGGACGTGGTGGAGAAGGCGCGCGATGCCATCCGCGAGGGCGAGAGCATCGCCAACCCGCTCAAGCGCTCCGGGGAGTTTCCCCCGCTCGTCTACCACATGGTCGCCATCGGCGAGCGCTCGGGCCAGCTGGAGGAGATGCTCTTCTCGGTGGCGGACAGCTACGAGACGCAGGTGGATGTGCGCATCGGCGCCCTCACCTCGCTGCTTGAGCCCATCCTCATCGTGTTCATGGGCGCGGTGATTGCATTCGTCGCCTTCTCGATCCTGATGCCCATCCTGCAGGTGAACTCGGCCATCCGGTAA
- the gspG gene encoding type II secretion system major pseudopilin GspG, producing MDTTKKQQRRRRNRGMTLIEIMVVITILGLIAAAVGVAVIPQLNQARRDRAELDIKSIQNALKLYYTKKGNYPDTATGLRGLVEIQALEAIPRDPWNNEYVYLNEGGKPVIISYGGDGTAGGEGQDADISSRDANPGTK from the coding sequence ATGGACACGACGAAGAAGCAGCAGCGCCGCCGCCGCAACCGCGGCATGACCCTGATCGAAATCATGGTCGTTATCACCATCCTGGGCCTCATCGCCGCGGCGGTGGGCGTGGCGGTCATCCCCCAGCTCAACCAGGCCCGCCGGGACCGCGCCGAGCTGGACATCAAGAGCATCCAGAACGCGCTCAAGCTCTACTACACGAAGAAGGGCAACTACCCCGACACGGCCACGGGCCTGCGGGGCCTCGTGGAGATCCAGGCGCTGGAGGCCATCCCGAGGGACCCCTGGAACAACGAGTACGTGTACCTGAACGAGGGCGGCAAGCCCGTCATCATCTCCTACGGTGGCGATGGCACCGCGGGCGGCGAGGGCCAGGACGCGGACATCTCGTCGCGCGACGCGAACCCGGGCACGAAGTAG
- a CDS encoding type II secretion system protein GspG: protein MAMAEHVSPQPPVSTAHPARVGRIALAIVFLLGTALAFGLVYLTQDDTLGQKQRRARAQIRRLEGYFQAFHRATGRFPTEAEGFTPLIQAKVMDTPPMDPWGNPYVYRMNDVRAGLVSYGSDGVPGGEGDAADVTSGGLEETRP from the coding sequence ATGGCCATGGCCGAGCACGTCTCCCCCCAGCCTCCCGTGAGCACGGCCCACCCGGCCCGGGTGGGGCGGATCGCGCTCGCCATCGTCTTCCTGCTGGGCACGGCGCTGGCCTTCGGGCTGGTGTACCTGACGCAGGATGACACCCTGGGCCAGAAGCAACGCCGGGCCCGGGCGCAGATCCGCCGCCTGGAGGGCTACTTCCAGGCCTTCCACCGCGCCACGGGGCGCTTTCCCACCGAGGCCGAGGGCTTCACCCCGCTCATCCAGGCCAAGGTGATGGACACCCCGCCCATGGACCCGTGGGGCAACCCGTACGTGTACCGGATGAACGACGTGCGCGCCGGCCTCGTCTCCTATGGCTCGGACGGGGTGCCGGGGGGCGAGGGAGACGCCGCGGACGTCACCAGCGGCGGGCTCGAGGAGACGCGGCCATGA